In Carya illinoinensis cultivar Pawnee chromosome 9, C.illinoinensisPawnee_v1, whole genome shotgun sequence, the following are encoded in one genomic region:
- the LOC122275620 gene encoding probable E3 ubiquitin-protein ligase HIP1 isoform X3: MGHRHLFSTSQSLENEHDQNWNHIHAEQHFVNLAGAGTSDNGSFFYPVENMSLDGTHFASHWSPAPRSTANPSSSHNAEVLPYQPDASGPSHDPFVHLPTAGTFSTVPDSYAQHASSSNYEWPTFHGVEGSFVDLTVPSGRGPQKRKSPGIPSVCERGSTSRYYNAGSSPDLPSSSELRLEKSSIDSQCMPWDHITMNPIYRGSGLSIRGEGSLRNVRSRSALDLESNLARTHLSTNPSYSVSHPIDHSSPVDVLVQASSALTRDRSLINMSPATGRVIVSDTSSFNHETDQFHVGSSSSNPSAEIGGYHHNFITSRNPVAPQNFHASSTQSVRGVRSSSFSQRSSPAFRASSSSLRLGHAAPSDGGLQLVAESYSPRHPRPLSTIGWRNGDRNGRSRISTGRYRSLPNEAGVHDRFSSEGFMIVDRSAWYGPRNMFDQHRDMMLDIDNMSYEDLLALGERIGNVSTGLSEDLISKCLIETIYCSSDQTQEEETCVICLEEYRDRDGVGTLKACGHDYHVSCIKKWLSMKNLCPVCKGSALADNMKDK; encoded by the exons GTGGAAAATATGTCTCTAGATGGAACACATTTTGCTTCTCACTGGAGCCCTGCACCACGGTCAACTGCAAATCCTTCCTCGAGTCACAATGCAGAAGTACTACCTTATCAGCCAGATGCATCTGGCCCATCTCATGATCCTTTTGTGCATCTGCCAACTGCTGGAACATTTTCTACAGTTCCAGATTCTTATGCGCAACATGCATCTTCTTCTAATTATGAGTGGCCGACATTCCATGGTGTTGAGGGCAGTTTTGTTGATCTTACAGTGCCAAGTGGAAGGGGGCCTCAAAAGCGAAAAAGTCCTGGAATTCCTTCAGTCTGTGAGAGAGGCAGTACAAGCAGATACTACAATGCTGGAAGTTCTCCTGATCTTCCATCATCTTCAGAACTGAGGCTGGAGAAATCAAGTATTGATTCTCAGTGCATGCCTTGGGATCACATTACCATGAATCCCATTTATAGAGGCAGTGGCCTTTCAATTAGGGGTGAGGGCTCTTTGAGGAATGTCAGAAGCCGGTCTGCACTTGATTTGGAATCAAACCTCGCTAGGACCCATCTGTCGACCAACCCTTCCTATTCTGTAAGCCACCCCATTGACCATTCCAGCCCTGTGGATGTTTTGGTTCAGGCTTCTAGTGCTTTGACACGGGATCGGAGTCTAATTAACATGTCTCCTGCAACTGGAAGGGTTATAGTTTCAG ATACGAGCAGCTTCAACCATGAGACGGATCAATTCCATGTAGGAAGCAGTTCTAGCAACCCTTCTGCTGAGATTGGGGGATATCATCATAATTTTATTACGAGCAGAAATCCAGTTGCTCCTCAAAATTTTCATGCTAGTTCAACCCAGTCTGTGAGGGGTGTTCGTAGTAGTAGCTTTAGTCAAAGATCTAGCCCAGCTTTCAGGGCTTCTTCAAGCAGCTTACGCCTGGGGCATGCGGCACCTTCTGATGGAGGACTACAGTTGGTGGCCGAAAGTTACTCCCCAAGACATCCAAGGCCATTGTCCACCATAGGGTGGCGTAATGGTGACCGCAATGGGAGGTCGAGGATATCTACTGGAAGATATAGGTCACTGCCTAATGAAGCAGGTGTCCATGATCGGTTTTCATCTGAG GGTTTTATGATTGTCGATCGCTCAGCTTGGTATGGGCCCAGAAATATGTTTGATCAGCATAGAGACATGATGCTAGACATAGACAACATGAGCTACGAG GACCTTCTTGCACTGGGGGAAAGGATTGGGAATGTGAGCACGGGTCTGTCTGAAGACTTAATATCAAAATGTTTGATAGAAACAATTTATTGTTCATCGGATCAGACCCAAGAGGAAGAAACTTGTGTGATCTGCCTG GAAGAGTACAGGGATAGAGATGGTGTTGGGACTCTGAAAGCTTGCGGCCATGACTACCATGTTAGCTGCATCAAGAAATGGTTGTCTATGAAAAATCTATGCCCAGTATGCAAAGGTTCTGCTCTGGCTGATAATATGAAGGACAAATAA